A single Stutzerimonas stutzeri DNA region contains:
- a CDS encoding DUF2231 domain-containing protein — protein sequence MTATTPHTYPSMPNPLHATLLAGTVPLFLGALLSDIAYFRSYQIQWSNFSSWLIAGGLVFCGLALVFAIVNLIRARHKAGRPLVYLLVLLATWVLGFINALEHAKDAWATMPAGLVLSVVVTLLACLATWIGLTDQRAGETA from the coding sequence GTGACCGCAACCACCCCTCACACCTACCCGAGCATGCCCAACCCGCTGCATGCGACGTTGCTCGCCGGAACCGTCCCCCTGTTTCTCGGCGCCCTGCTGAGTGATATCGCCTACTTTCGCAGCTATCAGATTCAATGGAGCAACTTCTCCTCCTGGCTGATCGCCGGGGGACTGGTCTTCTGCGGACTGGCGCTTGTGTTCGCCATCGTCAACCTGATACGCGCCCGCCATAAGGCAGGACGGCCTCTGGTCTACCTGCTGGTTTTGCTGGCGACCTGGGTGCTGGGCTTCATCAACGCGCTCGAGCACGCCAAGGACGCATGGGCGACCATGCCCGCGGGCCTGGTTCTATCGGTGGTCGTCACCTTGCTCGCCTGTCTGGCGACATGGATCGGCCTCACTGATCAGCGAGCGGGAGAGACAGCATGA
- a CDS encoding membrane-bound PQQ-dependent dehydrogenase, glucose/quinate/shikimate family, with protein sequence MSIEYGPRPLRITLTAGVILLLGALMTIGGGYLALLGGSWYYLTAGFGLLVVAGLLFVRHRAAIWLYALLLLGTLIWTIYEVRFDWWQLAPRIDLWCILGLWLILPWVNRYVSDELVWRDGASGLLALGVLAGALMAGYSLTQDYGSIEGEFSDAQMQGLRPDGQAGRSANEWTAYGGSSRGDRYSTADLITPENVDRLKKAWEYHTGDLPGEGDPGELTNQVTPLKAGDKLFICTPHSIAIALDADTGEERWRFDPSINRDAQYYQHMTCRGLAYHDAAAYGAATRSAPQPDPSTARCERRLFLPTNDGTLVALDAEDGKPCEDFGDAGVVDLKAGLGEGALGVYLPTSPPVVTEKLVIVGGSITDNGAVDSPGGVIRAYDVRNGRLMWNFDPGNPDATEPLAPGETYVRSTPNAWTIATADETLGLVYIPTGNQTPDQWAVPRTPESERFTDTLVALDLATGKVRWEFQTVHHDLWDRDLPSQPTLVDIDGPQGTVPAIIQPTKRGDLYVLNRRTGEPIVPVDEIPVPQGTVEGDYAAPTQPVSALSYAPDAPLQEKDMWGGTPLDQMMCRIQFRKLRYDGDFTPPSEQGSLIYPGNVGTFNWPSVAVDPSRQLLFGAPNYLAFISQLVKRSEVDPQERTGGGETGLQPNLGAPYMVRLQPFMSVLGLPCQTPPWGFVSAVDLRTMQKVWMHKNGTSRDSAPLGIALPVGTPALGGPIVTAGGVAFMSGTLDYYLRAYDLQSGKELWKGRLPAGGQATPMTYVSESTGKQYVVQMAGGHGSFGTRIGDSVLAWTLDEAQ encoded by the coding sequence ATGAGCATCGAATACGGGCCTCGCCCCTTGCGTATCACCCTGACCGCCGGGGTCATACTGCTGTTGGGCGCGCTGATGACGATCGGCGGTGGCTACCTCGCCCTGTTGGGTGGCTCCTGGTACTACCTGACGGCCGGCTTCGGGCTGCTGGTCGTGGCGGGCCTGCTGTTCGTTCGACATCGCGCGGCGATCTGGTTGTATGCGCTGCTGCTGCTGGGGACGCTGATCTGGACGATCTACGAGGTCCGTTTCGACTGGTGGCAGTTGGCGCCGCGGATCGACCTCTGGTGCATCCTTGGGCTCTGGTTGATCCTGCCCTGGGTCAATCGCTACGTGAGTGATGAATTAGTCTGGCGCGATGGCGCCAGCGGTCTGCTCGCGCTTGGCGTACTGGCGGGCGCGCTGATGGCCGGCTATTCGCTGACACAGGATTACGGGTCGATCGAGGGTGAATTCAGCGACGCCCAGATGCAGGGCCTCCGCCCCGACGGGCAGGCCGGCCGTTCGGCGAACGAATGGACTGCCTATGGCGGCTCCAGCCGCGGCGATCGCTACTCGACGGCTGATCTGATCACCCCTGAGAATGTCGATCGGCTGAAAAAGGCCTGGGAATATCACACCGGCGATCTGCCGGGTGAGGGCGATCCGGGTGAACTGACCAACCAGGTCACCCCCCTCAAGGCAGGCGACAAGCTGTTCATCTGCACGCCCCACAGCATCGCCATCGCACTGGATGCCGATACCGGCGAGGAGCGCTGGCGATTCGACCCGAGCATCAACCGCGACGCGCAGTACTACCAGCACATGACCTGTCGCGGCCTCGCCTACCACGATGCCGCTGCCTATGGCGCGGCGACCCGCTCCGCACCCCAACCGGACCCGTCCACCGCTCGCTGTGAGCGCCGACTGTTCCTGCCCACCAATGACGGGACCCTGGTCGCGCTCGACGCCGAGGATGGCAAGCCCTGCGAGGATTTCGGCGACGCCGGCGTGGTTGACCTCAAGGCCGGCCTCGGTGAAGGGGCGCTAGGCGTCTACTTGCCGACATCCCCTCCTGTGGTGACCGAGAAGCTGGTCATCGTCGGCGGCTCCATCACCGATAACGGGGCAGTGGATTCGCCCGGCGGCGTCATTCGTGCCTACGACGTACGCAACGGGCGGCTGATGTGGAATTTCGATCCGGGCAATCCGGACGCCACCGAGCCGCTGGCGCCGGGAGAAACCTACGTGCGTAGCACGCCGAACGCCTGGACCATTGCGACCGCGGACGAAACGCTCGGGCTGGTCTACATCCCGACCGGCAATCAGACGCCCGACCAGTGGGCCGTGCCCCGCACACCTGAATCGGAGCGTTTCACCGATACGCTGGTTGCGCTGGATCTGGCGACCGGCAAGGTGCGCTGGGAATTCCAGACGGTGCATCACGACCTCTGGGACCGCGACTTGCCATCGCAACCGACGCTGGTCGACATCGACGGACCGCAGGGCACGGTGCCGGCCATCATCCAGCCGACCAAGCGTGGCGATCTTTACGTGCTGAACCGTCGCACCGGCGAGCCGATCGTTCCGGTCGATGAAATACCCGTGCCGCAGGGGACGGTAGAGGGCGACTACGCCGCGCCGACCCAGCCCGTGTCGGCATTGAGCTACGCGCCCGATGCGCCGCTGCAGGAAAAAGACATGTGGGGCGGCACGCCGCTGGACCAGATGATGTGCCGCATCCAGTTCCGCAAACTGCGCTACGACGGCGATTTCACTCCACCGTCCGAGCAGGGCTCGCTGATCTATCCGGGTAACGTCGGCACGTTCAACTGGCCGTCCGTGGCGGTCGATCCGAGCCGACAACTGCTGTTTGGCGCGCCGAACTATCTGGCATTCATCTCCCAACTGGTCAAACGCAGCGAAGTCGATCCGCAAGAGCGCACCGGCGGCGGCGAGACAGGCCTGCAGCCCAACCTCGGGGCGCCTTACATGGTGCGGCTGCAACCCTTCATGTCGGTGCTCGGGCTGCCGTGCCAGACGCCGCCGTGGGGCTTCGTCAGTGCGGTCGATCTGCGCACCATGCAAAAAGTCTGGATGCACAAGAACGGCACCAGCCGCGACAGTGCACCGCTGGGTATTGCGCTGCCGGTCGGCACGCCTGCGCTGGGCGGACCGATCGTGACGGCTGGCGGCGTTGCCTTCATGAGCGGCACGCTGGATTACTACCTGCGCGCCTACGACCTTCAGAGCGGCAAGGAATTATGGAAAGGCAGGCTGCCCGCAGGCGGCCAAGCCACCCCGATGACTTACGTTTCGGAAAGCACCGGCAAGCAGTACGTGGTGCAGATGGCTGGCGGCCATGGATCGTTCGGGACTCGAATAGGAGACTCGGTGTTGGCGTGGACGCTGGACGAAGCGCAATAG
- a CDS encoding methyltransferase domain-containing protein, which yields MSDRHFDELAARFAEKIYGGAKGAIRLAVLQADLAETLPQRPLRVLDIGAGLGHMALWLAQQGHQVTLAEPAEPMLAGARERFAQAGQPGTFIQAAWQDLDARVEGRFDLIVCHAVLEWLAEPQAILPVLHRLVAADGWLSLAFYNRDALIYRNLLKGHFKKLRTQSFAGERQSLTPQRPLDPRELAAQLAPDWRVESCSGVRVFHDYMPADFQARTEPADLIEMELAYRRHPAFAGLGRYLHWLCRPN from the coding sequence ATGAGCGATCGCCATTTCGACGAACTCGCCGCGCGCTTCGCCGAGAAGATCTACGGCGGCGCCAAGGGTGCGATCCGTCTCGCCGTGTTGCAGGCGGACCTTGCCGAGACGCTGCCGCAACGCCCGCTGCGTGTACTCGACATTGGCGCCGGTCTTGGCCACATGGCCCTCTGGCTGGCGCAACAGGGCCATCAGGTGACCCTCGCCGAACCCGCTGAACCGATGCTCGCCGGCGCGCGTGAACGGTTCGCCCAGGCAGGCCAGCCGGGCACGTTCATTCAGGCCGCCTGGCAGGACCTGGACGCTCGGGTCGAGGGCCGTTTCGATCTGATCGTCTGCCACGCGGTTCTGGAATGGCTCGCCGAACCGCAAGCGATCCTGCCGGTGCTGCACCGCCTGGTTGCAGCCGATGGCTGGCTGTCCCTGGCCTTCTACAACCGCGATGCGCTGATCTACCGCAACCTGCTGAAGGGCCATTTCAAGAAACTGCGCACACAATCGTTCGCCGGTGAACGTCAGAGTCTCACGCCGCAGCGCCCGCTCGATCCTCGGGAGCTGGCGGCGCAACTCGCACCAGACTGGCGGGTCGAATCATGCAGTGGCGTGCGTGTGTTTCACGATTACATGCCCGCCGATTTCCAGGCGCGCACCGAGCCTGCCGACCTGATCGAGATGGAACTGGCTTACCGCCGCCATCCCGCCTTCGCCGGCCTCGGGCGATACCTGCACTGGTTGTGCCGGCCAAACTGA
- a CDS encoding DUF4136 domain-containing protein, whose product MLIRAALPLLCVSLVACQGSNPYTSESEPIPPAPPVEQIQSPSYPAAPRDFSAYQSWSWRTPPAGTASLAGEQLQEMVAGALDQRGLRPAPDNARGDVQISASASMETRVRQTYDDYGPYVGAGRYGGYGTGYGIGGSAPIIRSYEEQVVSVHIQMYDGSSGQAIWSNRAEARSGGDQAERKDAARDAVNRALAQYPPR is encoded by the coding sequence ATGTTGATCCGTGCTGCACTGCCCCTTCTGTGCGTCAGCCTCGTGGCCTGCCAGGGCAGCAACCCGTACACCAGCGAGTCCGAACCCATTCCGCCAGCGCCTCCGGTCGAGCAGATCCAGTCACCCAGCTACCCGGCCGCGCCACGGGACTTTTCTGCCTACCAGAGCTGGAGCTGGCGCACTCCGCCAGCCGGAACCGCATCGCTGGCAGGCGAGCAATTGCAGGAGATGGTCGCCGGTGCCCTCGATCAGCGGGGGCTGCGACCTGCGCCCGATAACGCCCGTGGCGACGTGCAAATCAGTGCCAGCGCCAGCATGGAGACCCGGGTGCGACAGACTTATGACGATTACGGGCCCTACGTCGGCGCGGGCCGCTACGGTGGATACGGCACCGGCTATGGCATCGGGGGCAGTGCGCCGATAATACGAAGCTATGAGGAGCAGGTGGTTTCGGTGCACATCCAGATGTACGACGGCAGCTCGGGGCAGGCCATCTGGAGCAACCGCGCCGAAGCGCGCAGTGGCGGCGATCAGGCCGAACGCAAGGATGCGGCACGTGACGCGGTGAACCGCGCGCTGGCGCAATATCCTCCGCGCTGA
- a CDS encoding DUF2214 family protein, which translates to MAYAVAAYLHFVAIFLLFALLLLEHQLFSQPLNLARARSLFRADTAFGIVAGLVLITGAARAMRYGKGMDYYLNNSFFHAKIGLFVVVALLSIYPTVTFLRWRPALKAGQVPAISPASARWVKLIIRIELLALLLIPLFATLMARGFGVIAQGS; encoded by the coding sequence ATGGCCTACGCCGTCGCCGCCTACCTGCACTTCGTGGCGATCTTCCTGCTCTTCGCCCTGCTGCTGCTGGAGCACCAGTTGTTCAGCCAGCCGCTGAATCTGGCGCGGGCACGCAGCCTGTTCCGCGCCGACACCGCGTTCGGCATCGTCGCCGGCCTGGTGCTGATCACCGGCGCCGCCCGCGCCATGCGCTACGGCAAGGGAATGGACTACTACCTCAACAACAGTTTCTTTCATGCCAAGATCGGCCTGTTCGTGGTCGTCGCACTGTTGTCGATCTACCCCACCGTCACCTTCCTGCGCTGGCGCCCCGCACTGAAGGCCGGTCAGGTCCCGGCCATCAGCCCAGCCAGCGCGCGCTGGGTGAAGCTGATCATCCGCATCGAGCTGCTCGCACTGCTGCTGATCCCACTGTTTGCCACGCTGATGGCTCGCGGTTTCGGCGTCATTGCGCAGGGCTCGTGA
- a CDS encoding nucleotide pyrophosphohydrolase, which translates to MNIEQITQRLHAIRDRNDWQRFHSPKNLAMAASVEMSELLEIFQWLGEDESRRLPADKLEHAGQEVGDILMYLLLMCAELGIDMEQALLAKLADNERRFAR; encoded by the coding sequence ATGAACATCGAACAGATCACCCAGCGCCTGCATGCGATCCGGGATCGCAACGACTGGCAACGCTTTCACAGCCCGAAGAACCTGGCCATGGCCGCCAGCGTGGAAATGTCCGAACTGCTGGAAATATTCCAGTGGCTGGGCGAGGACGAGTCACGCCGGCTGCCGGCTGACAAGCTGGAACACGCCGGGCAGGAAGTCGGCGATATCCTCATGTACCTGCTGCTGATGTGCGCCGAACTGGGCATCGATATGGAACAGGCACTGCTGGCCAAGCTGGCCGACAACGAGCGGCGGTTCGCCCGATGA
- a CDS encoding peptide chain release factor 3: MTSQAAEVAKRRTFAIISHPDAGKTTITEKLLLMGKAIAVAGTVKSRKSDRHATSDWMEMEKQRGISITTSVMQFPYREHMINLLDTPGHEDFSEDTYRTLTAVDSALMVLDGGKGVEPRTIALMDVCRLRDTPIVSFINKLDRDIRDPIELLDEIEAVLKIKAAPITWPIGCYRDFKGVYHLKDDYIIVYTPGHGHERTDVKIIEKLDSDEARKHIGDEYDRFVEQLELVQGACHEFDQDEFIKGQLTPVFFGTALGNFGVDHVLDAVVDWAPRPLPRAANERVVEPVEDKFTGFVFKIQANMDPKHRDRIAFMRICSGKYEKGMKLRHARIGKDIRIADALTFFSSEREQLEEAWAGDIIGLHNHGTIQIGDTFTEGENLGFTGIPHFAPELFRRVRLKDPLKSKQLRQGLQELAEEGATQVFFPERNNDIILGAVGVLQFDVVASRLKEEYKVECAYEAINVWSARWIECDDKKKLDDFKNKAYENLAIDGGGHLTYLAPTRVNLSLMEERWPDVKFRATREHH, encoded by the coding sequence ATGACCTCTCAGGCCGCCGAAGTCGCGAAGCGCCGCACCTTCGCCATCATTTCCCACCCCGACGCGGGCAAGACCACCATCACCGAAAAGCTGCTGCTGATGGGCAAGGCGATTGCGGTGGCAGGCACCGTGAAGTCGCGTAAATCCGACCGTCACGCCACCTCCGACTGGATGGAAATGGAAAAGCAGCGCGGCATCTCCATCACCACCTCGGTGATGCAGTTCCCCTACCGCGAGCACATGATCAACCTGCTCGACACCCCCGGCCACGAAGACTTTTCGGAAGACACCTATCGCACCCTGACCGCGGTGGACTCGGCGCTGATGGTCCTCGACGGCGGTAAGGGTGTCGAACCGCGCACCATCGCCCTGATGGACGTTTGCCGACTGCGCGACACGCCCATCGTCAGTTTCATCAACAAACTCGACCGGGATATCCGCGACCCTATCGAACTGCTCGACGAGATCGAAGCAGTGCTCAAGATCAAGGCCGCGCCGATCACCTGGCCGATCGGTTGCTACCGCGACTTCAAGGGCGTGTACCACCTCAAGGATGACTACATCATCGTCTACACGCCGGGCCACGGGCACGAGCGCACCGACGTCAAAATCATCGAGAAACTCGATTCCGACGAGGCGCGCAAGCACATCGGCGACGAGTACGACCGCTTCGTCGAGCAGCTGGAATTGGTCCAGGGCGCCTGCCACGAGTTCGATCAGGACGAGTTCATCAAGGGTCAACTGACGCCGGTGTTCTTCGGTACGGCGCTGGGCAACTTCGGCGTCGACCATGTGCTCGATGCGGTCGTTGACTGGGCGCCGCGCCCGCTGCCCCGTGCGGCCAACGAGCGCGTCGTCGAGCCGGTCGAGGACAAGTTCACCGGCTTCGTGTTCAAGATCCAGGCGAACATGGACCCCAAGCACCGCGACCGCATCGCCTTCATGCGCATCTGCTCGGGCAAGTATGAAAAGGGCATGAAGCTGCGCCACGCGCGCATTGGCAAGGACATCCGCATCGCCGACGCCCTGACATTCTTCTCGAGCGAGCGTGAGCAGCTGGAAGAAGCCTGGGCCGGCGACATCATCGGCTTGCACAACCACGGCACGATCCAGATCGGCGATACCTTTACCGAGGGTGAAAATCTCGGGTTCACCGGTATTCCGCACTTCGCCCCGGAACTGTTCCGCCGCGTCCGCCTGAAAGACCCGCTCAAATCCAAGCAGCTGCGCCAGGGTCTCCAGGAACTGGCCGAGGAAGGCGCCACCCAGGTTTTTTTCCCCGAGCGAAACAACGACATCATTCTGGGCGCGGTCGGTGTCCTGCAGTTCGACGTCGTCGCCAGCCGCCTGAAGGAGGAATACAAGGTCGAATGCGCGTATGAGGCGATCAACGTCTGGTCGGCTCGCTGGATCGAGTGCGATGACAAGAAGAAGCTCGACGACTTCAAGAACAAGGCCTACGAAAACCTCGCCATCGACGGAGGCGGCCACCTCACTTACCTGGCGCCGACCCGCGTCAACCTGAGCCTGATGGAAGAGCGCTGGCCGGACGTGAAATTCCGCGCAACACGCGAGCACCACTGA
- a CDS encoding MATE family efflux transporter, producing MSRLLTAWQHAPTHKRVWALAAPMILSNLSVPLVALVDSAVIGHLPHAHQLASVAVGGSLYTLLVWVMGFLRMGTTGFAAQAAGRDDGGALRQVLLQGLLLALGFALLLSLFALPLKGYALQLMQPSAELDDLTQRYFHTRLFGLPAALASLALIGWFLGTQNARAPLAILLTTNLTNVALDLWFVIGLDWGVAGAARASVIAEWSGVAVGLALTRGALVRYPGRLDRHALRRWASWKALMSVNRDIFLRSLALQLVFFLITVQGTRLGDATVAANALLLNGLMLTAHALDGLAHAVEALSGHAIGAQNRTELRRILTVAAGWSLLASLAFGLFFLFGGELFIGLQTDIPAVRETAITYLPYLAALPLVAVWSYLLDGLFIGATRAREMRNAMLLAVAISLPLGWLLRALGNHGLWLAFLAFMLLRGLCLGSIARRLQRQQQWFTATHATAAATPSRGH from the coding sequence ATGTCTCGGTTGTTGACCGCCTGGCAGCACGCCCCCACCCACAAACGGGTCTGGGCGCTGGCTGCGCCGATGATTCTGTCGAATCTTTCCGTGCCGCTGGTGGCGCTGGTCGACAGCGCCGTGATCGGCCATCTGCCGCATGCCCACCAATTGGCATCGGTTGCGGTGGGCGGCAGCCTCTATACGCTGCTGGTGTGGGTCATGGGCTTCTTGCGCATGGGCACGACCGGCTTCGCCGCCCAGGCCGCGGGGCGCGACGATGGCGGCGCACTGCGCCAGGTATTGCTGCAAGGGCTGCTGTTGGCGCTCGGCTTTGCGCTGTTGCTGAGCCTTTTCGCGCTGCCGCTCAAGGGCTACGCCCTGCAATTGATGCAACCGTCCGCCGAACTCGACGACCTGACCCAACGCTATTTCCATACGCGCCTGTTCGGTTTGCCGGCAGCGTTGGCGAGCCTCGCGCTGATCGGCTGGTTTCTCGGCACCCAGAACGCCCGCGCGCCCCTTGCGATTCTGCTGACCACCAACCTGACCAATGTCGCCCTGGACCTCTGGTTCGTCATCGGCCTTGACTGGGGCGTGGCAGGCGCCGCACGGGCGTCGGTGATTGCCGAATGGAGCGGCGTGGCGGTCGGCCTGGCCCTCACCCGCGGCGCCCTGGTGCGCTATCCCGGCCGCCTGGACAGGCACGCCTTGCGGCGCTGGGCCAGTTGGAAGGCGCTGATGTCGGTCAACCGGGACATATTCCTGCGGTCGCTTGCGCTGCAACTGGTGTTTTTTCTGATCACCGTCCAAGGCACACGACTCGGTGATGCCACCGTCGCTGCCAATGCGCTGCTACTCAACGGTCTGATGCTCACCGCTCACGCCCTCGACGGCCTGGCTCACGCAGTGGAAGCCCTCAGCGGCCATGCCATCGGCGCGCAGAACCGAACCGAACTGCGCCGTATCCTCACCGTTGCCGCGGGCTGGTCGTTGCTCGCCAGCCTTGCCTTCGGCCTGTTCTTCCTGTTCGGCGGCGAGCTGTTCATCGGCCTGCAGACCGATATTCCCGCCGTGCGCGAAACAGCGATCACCTACCTGCCGTACCTGGCGGCGCTGCCCCTGGTCGCTGTCTGGAGCTATCTGCTCGATGGCCTGTTCATCGGCGCAACCCGAGCGCGCGAAATGCGCAATGCGATGCTTCTGGCCGTGGCGATTTCGCTACCATTGGGTTGGCTGCTGCGTGCGCTGGGCAATCATGGATTGTGGTTGGCCTTTCTCGCCTTCATGCTGCTGCGAGGCCTCTGCCTCGGCAGTATCGCCCGACGCCTTCAGCGCCAACAGCAATGGTTCACCGCGACCCATGCCACAGCGGCAGCAACCCCATCCAGAGGACACTGA
- a CDS encoding DMT family transporter: MPVVAWWLLVLPFVAGAFLPLQAGINGQVAKHFGSVMSAAMLSFAVGTLALLCIVLFQRELPGLQALRGLSGWHWCAGLLGMFFIATAAYAGPRIGALLFMALVLAGQLGMALLLDHFGWAGFRQSSISLGKVAGLVLIFGGVWMIRRG, translated from the coding sequence ATGCCCGTCGTTGCCTGGTGGCTCCTCGTCCTGCCCTTCGTCGCCGGGGCTTTCCTACCGTTGCAGGCCGGCATCAACGGACAGGTGGCCAAGCATTTCGGCAGCGTGATGAGCGCGGCCATGCTGTCGTTCGCCGTGGGCACCCTGGCATTGCTCTGCATCGTCCTGTTCCAGCGTGAACTACCGGGGTTGCAAGCCTTGCGCGGCTTGAGCGGGTGGCATTGGTGCGCCGGCCTTCTGGGCATGTTCTTCATCGCCACCGCAGCCTACGCCGGGCCGCGTATCGGCGCATTGCTGTTCATGGCGCTGGTACTGGCCGGGCAACTGGGCATGGCGCTGCTGCTCGACCACTTCGGCTGGGCGGGCTTCCGGCAATCGTCGATCAGCCTCGGCAAGGTCGCCGGGCTGGTGCTGATCTTCGGTGGGGTGTGGATGATTCGCCGCGGCTGA
- a CDS encoding SdiA-regulated domain-containing protein yields the protein MTVTNARPQWWPSTRPGAWALGLLAAGSLYAAATFHLDERVFYALQSAWNENSWEARSLWLPEYRVRVDALPVASVSDNLSGLTYDEGRNHLWAVINNPEELIALDQDGNFIARYPLQGFQDVEGITYLGDNLLAVTEERSQSVVILPVPDRPGALQREDYASVSLALNEQGNAGFEGIGYDRAGDRLFVVKEHSPRKLYEIQGVKASLHGQLNLKIIDREAWIEDKGMASDLSSVHFDERTGHLVLLSDEAKMILELDGNGDLVSFRSLWSGFAGLSNSVPQAEGMTFDARGDMYLVSEPNLFYAFERK from the coding sequence ATGACTGTTACCAATGCACGACCTCAATGGTGGCCGAGCACCCGTCCAGGTGCCTGGGCGCTGGGGTTGCTGGCGGCCGGTTCGCTCTATGCCGCCGCGACCTTTCACTTGGATGAGCGGGTGTTCTACGCGCTTCAGTCGGCCTGGAACGAAAACAGCTGGGAAGCCCGCAGCCTTTGGCTCCCCGAATACAGGGTGCGGGTCGATGCGTTGCCGGTGGCGTCGGTGTCCGACAATCTTTCCGGGCTGACGTACGACGAGGGTCGCAACCATCTCTGGGCGGTCATCAACAACCCAGAGGAGCTGATTGCGCTGGATCAGGACGGCAACTTCATCGCTCGCTACCCGTTGCAAGGCTTCCAGGATGTCGAAGGCATCACCTATCTGGGCGACAACCTGCTGGCGGTAACGGAAGAGCGCAGCCAGTCGGTGGTGATCCTGCCCGTGCCGGATCGACCTGGTGCGTTGCAGCGCGAAGATTACGCCAGCGTCTCGCTGGCCCTGAACGAGCAGGGCAACGCCGGTTTCGAGGGAATTGGCTATGACCGCGCCGGCGATCGGCTCTTCGTGGTCAAGGAACATTCACCGCGCAAGCTCTACGAGATCCAGGGCGTCAAAGCCAGTCTGCACGGCCAGTTGAATCTCAAAATAATCGATCGTGAAGCCTGGATCGAAGACAAGGGCATGGCCAGCGACCTGTCGTCGGTGCACTTCGACGAGCGTACCGGCCATCTGGTGCTGCTCAGCGACGAAGCGAAGATGATCCTGGAACTGGACGGCAATGGCGATCTGGTCAGCTTCCGCTCGCTGTGGAGTGGCTTCGCGGGATTGAGCAACAGCGTGCCACAGGCCGAGGGTATGACCTTCGACGCGCGCGGTGACATGTATCTGGTCAGCGAGCCCAATCTGTTCTACGCGTTCGAGCGTAAATAG
- a CDS encoding DUF4136 domain-containing protein produces MVRQLMMLALLLPLAACQSTQVQRDFDPQRDFSAYRSWHWKEPALQYRPDDPRVKSDLTEQRIRSAVSEQLDQRGLRQAQAGSQPDVLVQAWFIVDERSQQYTTASMGAWGNPWHGFWGGPMYSDTRTIHYQVGTLQVDFYDAADGKLVWRGSAEQVLRDDPGSPQERAGMFRETVHKVLSQYPPH; encoded by the coding sequence ATGGTCCGGCAATTGATGATGCTCGCCCTGCTGTTGCCGCTGGCGGCCTGCCAGAGCACGCAGGTACAACGCGATTTCGATCCACAGCGGGACTTTTCCGCCTATCGCAGCTGGCATTGGAAAGAGCCGGCACTGCAGTACCGCCCGGACGACCCGCGAGTCAAAAGTGACCTCACCGAACAGCGTATTCGCAGCGCGGTCAGCGAGCAGCTCGACCAGCGCGGCTTGCGTCAGGCCCAGGCCGGCAGCCAGCCGGACGTGCTGGTCCAGGCCTGGTTCATCGTCGATGAACGTTCCCAGCAATACACCACCGCGTCGATGGGGGCCTGGGGTAACCCATGGCACGGCTTCTGGGGCGGACCGATGTACAGCGACACCCGGACCATCCATTACCAGGTCGGTACGCTGCAGGTCGATTTCTACGACGCGGCGGACGGCAAGCTGGTGTGGCGCGGCAGTGCCGAACAGGTCCTGCGTGATGATCCGGGCAGCCCGCAGGAACGTGCGGGTATGTTCCGCGAGACGGTTCACAAGGTACTGTCGCAATACCCACCGCATTAG